The Xenopus tropicalis strain Nigerian chromosome 2, UCB_Xtro_10.0, whole genome shotgun sequence genome window below encodes:
- the slc46a3 gene encoding solute carrier family 46 member 3 gives MRSLYVDGHSSKTPKMFRLVEPVVAIYCFASFFTFPLIQQYVYSRMLIEGSSDGFINGNNISHCETNQSDPAYIHQKEVQKRASLFSSTLDLSALIPSLVMALILVSYGDRHGRKASILLPCLGALLSVLIYCAIAFFTLPLAVLYLSYVISGFMGGFATFIGGCFSYVADLSKDAQKKNIRIAFVDMVLGVSSGLAGIASGYFIRELGFNWSFLIPGLLHIINICYICFFLEETVQRSEFQQPVLSKEGFTELFTGVFLLFRNASCKKRVVLTLLLLAFMLYLLANFGAVSLFTLYELDAPLCWDSVLVGWGSAFSTFCFVGSFFGVYLFSRCLKDAYIVFIGMTSWIGGIILVAFSTTTIAMMLVRIPLLFAAMPLPVLRSIMSKVVLENEQGALFACIACLESITGVLTITIFSAVYAATVMWFPGFSFLLSAGICLLPFGIIGILLLIGYQERDHVLLVDDDTSTEDGS, from the exons ATGCGGTCTCTGTATGTGGATGGGCACAGCTCGAAAACGCCAAAGATGTTCCGCCTGGTGGAGCCCGTGGTCGCAATTTACTGCTTTGCAAGCTTTTTTACATTCCCTTTGATACAGCAGTATGTGTATTCCAGGATGCTGATTGAGGGGTCCAGTGATGGCTTTATCAATGGCAACAATATATCCCATTGTGAAACAAACCAAAGTGACCCCGCATATATTCATCAGAAG GAGGTCCAGAAACGAGCATCTCTCTTTTCTTCAACGTTGGATCTAAGTGCGCTCATTCCAAGTCTTGTCATGGCTTTAATCCTTGTGTCGTATGGGGACCGGCATGGACGCAAAGCATCAATTTTACTGCCCTGCTTGGGTGCCCTATTAAGTGTTCTCATTTATTGTGCTATTGCGTTTTTCACTTTACCCCTTGCAGTTTTATACCTCTCCTATGTAATCAGTGGATTTATGGGTGGCTTTGCCACATTTATAGGTGGTTGTTTTTCCTACGTAGCAGATCTGTCGAAAGATGCCCAAAAGAAGAATATCCGAATAGCGTTCGTGGATATGGTTCTGGGAGTTTCAAGTGGACTTGCCGGCATTGCCTCGGGCTATTTTATACGAGAATTAGGCTTTAATTGGTCCTTTTTAATCCCAGGGCTACTGCACATAATTAAcatttgttatatttgttttttcctgGAAGAAACAGTGCAAAGATCTGAATTCCAGCAGCCGGTGCTGAGTAAAGAAGGATTTACAGAACTCTTTACTGGCGTGTTCTTGCTCTTCAGAAATGCTTCTTGCAAGAAACGCGTGGTGCTGACTCTCTTGCTGCTTGCTTTCATGTTGTATTTACTGGCAAATTTCGGAGCCGTCAGTCTGTTTACATTGTATGAGCTGGATGCCCCTCTTTGCTGGGATTCTGTACTTGTTGGATGGGGCTCGGCCTTCTCCACCTTTTGTTTTGTGGGCAGCTTTTTTGGAGTGTATTTATTTTCTCGCTGCCTAAAAGACGCCTACATTGTCTTCATTGGAATGACATCTTGGATTGGAGGGATCATTTTGGTTGCCTTTTCAACCACAACAATCGCCATGATGCTGG TGAGAATCCCTCTGCTGTTTGCAGCTATGCCTCTTCCAGTTCTGCGCTCTATTATGTCCAAAGTGGTTTTGGAAAATGAACAAG GGGCGCTGTTTGCCTGCATTGCCTGTCTGGAGAGTATAACTGGAGTTCTCACTATTACTATCTTCAGTGCAGTCTATGCAGCCACCGTCATGTGGTTTCCTGGATTTAGTTTCCTGTTATCAGCTGGAATATGCCTTTTGCCATTTGGAATTATAGG GATTTTGCTGCTCATTGGCTATCAAGAAAGGGATCATGTTCTACTAGTGGATGACGATACCAGTACTGAAGATGGATCCTGA